From Bradyrhizobium sp. sBnM-33:
TCTGCCGCATAAGCAGCCGGAGATCCTCGCACAATGGGAGGATGCCCTACGCAAAGCCGGACTGCCGGAATAATCAGCTCATCCTTGATTGTATTGCCCTTTGGACCGAAAGCTACCTTACCGCGCCATCGTTTGCTGATGGCAATTTCCGCGATGCAGCGGTCAGTCCAGTAAAGCTGGACAAGAGGACATCGTTATCAATCCAACACTTGCGCTACCGTCGTGTCTGCGCCGCCGATTTCGGACTCCGGCGCAAATTTTGCACTCTGTTGTGCCGCCTTATTCGAAGGCAAAGATCCGCTTCCAGTCCTTCTTCATGTCGACCACGGTCCATTTGTTCACCGCCGCCGCGTCCAGCGCTACGTCGAGCTCGCCGAAATGCGAGTGTCGATCGTAGGCATATTCACGCTCCGCATCGGTGTGGTGGACAATCAAGCCGAACCGCGCGCCACTAGCGCCGAGCGTCGTCCATTGCAGCATTTCGAGATCGCCGTCGGAATTGCCGAAGGCCGCGATCGGACGGCGGCCGATGTACTCGTTGATACCGACTGGCTTGCCGGCCTTGTCGTCGATGAAATTGATCTGCGGCAGCCTGAACAATACGGGCGTACCATCGCGCATCTCGAATCGAGTCTTGATCGACGATCCGACGACCTGCTCTGGAGGTATTCCGTAGATCCGCTCGGTCCACGGCCGCATGAACTCGATACCGCCGCCTGATGTGATGAAGGTTTTGAAGCCGCTGGCCCGGAGATAGGTGAGCAGTTCCAGCATCGGCTGGTAGACTAACTCGGTATAGGGCCGCTTGAAGCGGTGATCACGCGTGCTCGCAAGCCAGTCGGAGGTGATCTTCTCGAACTCTACCGTGGTCATACCGGCATGGGTGACCGCCACCAGTTCTACCAATCCCTTTTCACCGGAGGCCGCCAGTGCCTTCAGGTCGCCATCCAGCACCGCAGCGAATGGCTGCTTGGTCTTCCATTCCGGATGCGTCGGCGCCATGGCCTTCACACGGTCGAGTACAAAGGCCAGTTGCACGTACATCGGCTGCTCGACCCAAAGCGTGCCGTCATTGTCGAAGGTCGCGATGCGCCGATCGACCGGTACGAACTCAGGCCCGCCTTGCGTCGTGACGCGCGCGACGAAGTTGAGGATTGAAGCCTTGGTCGCACCTTCGTTCCAGGACGGCAGCGGATCGGATGGCGTCTGCGCGGACGCGAAGCGATACGATGCGGAAAGGAGCGGGAGAGTTGCGAGCGAAGCGAGCAGGAATCGGCGATCGATGAGGGGAAAGCGAATCGGCCTCATATCACTCTCCATAGGTTAACGGGGACGGCGCCATGACAGCGCTGTCCTCTCCAGTCGGATCCCGTCAGTTGCCCGTCGGCATCGGCAGTTTAGTGCCTTCACCGGACGGCAGGACAAATTCAGCGTTTCATTCAGCGTGACCCTAATTCTTGGCGGTGGGGCCCTCCTGCAGTTTCGCCAGAACCTCATTAAGTGCGAAGCTGCCGGGCTTCTGACGCGGCGGGTATTCCTGGTAGGTTTTCAGGTGTGCGGCTACGTAAGCCTGCGCCGGCACAAGCATGAAGGCACGCTCGACACGCCACTTGGAATATTCTCCGGCGTCGACCTGAGCCCGCTCGAAGGGGTCGGCGCGGAGGTCGAAGAGCTTGGGGAAACGAAGTGTAATTAGCGGGTTCTCCCAAACGCTAAGCCCCTCGACGCGCTGTTCCATGAACACGAGCTTCCAGCGGTCGTAACGAAGGCCGGCGAGGTTGCCGTCATCGGTCCAGTAGAAAAATTCCTGACGTTTGCCAGGGCCGGCTCCTGCCAGCACATCGCGTTGGTTGTAGCCGTCCAGATGCACTTTGAAGGTCTTGCCTCCGGACTGGTATCCCGTCAGCAGCTTTTCCGTTACATTCGGTTCGCCGGCGGCGGCGACGAGTGTCGGCACGAAATCTTCATGCGAGGTGATGTGGTTGATCTCGGTCCCGGGCTTGATGACGCCGGGCCAGCGCATCATGCATGGTACGCGGTAACCGCCTTCCCAGTTCGTGTTCTTCTCGCCTTTGAACGGTGTAGTGCCGCCGTCCGGCCAGGAGAACACCTCAGCGCCGTTGTCGGTCGTCCAAACGACGATGGTGTTGTCGGCAATGCCTAGATCATCCAGCTTTTTCATAAGCTGGCCCACCATGCCGTCGAATTCGGTCATGCCATCCGCGACGATACCGAGTCCGGTCTTGCCCTTCGATTCCGGTTTGAGGTGGGTGTAGATGTGCATTCGCGTCGCGTTGAACCAGCAGAAGAACGGCTTGTTGGCTCGGTGCTGCCGGTCGATGAAGTCGAGCGATGCCTCAAGAAACTCGCCATCCACTGTCTCCATACGTTTCCTGTTGAGTGGGCCTGTGTCTTCGATCGTCTGCTTGCCGACGCGGCCGAACCGCGGGTCCTCCGTGGGGTCGTCCCGATCGCTTGCCTTGCATTTCAATACGCCGCGCGGGCCGAACCTGGCTTTGAACTCGGGGTTCTTGGGGTAGTCGGGGTTCTCCGGCTCCTCCTCGGCGTTGAGGTGGTAGAGGTTGCCAAAGAATTCGTCGAATCCATGAACGGTCGGCAGGTGCTCGTTGCGGTCGCCGAGATGATTTTTGCCGAATTGACCGGTCGCGTATCCCAGCGGCTTGAGCAAATCCGCAAGCGTCGGATCCTTTTCAGACAGTCCCTCCTTGGCGCCAGGCAATCCGACCTTGAGAAGGCCAGTCCGGAAGCAGGATTGACCGGTGATGAATGCGGCGCGCCCCGCGGTGCAGGACTGCTGCGCGTAATGGTCAGTGAAAATCGCGCCTTCCTTTGCGATGCGGTCTATATTCGGCGTGCGGTAGCCCATCATGCCCCGGTTGTAGGCGCTGATATTCCAAAGTCCGATGTCATCACCGAAGATGACGAGGATGTTGGGCCGCTGGCCACGAGGCGCGGCAGGTGTTGGTTGCTGGGCCTGCGCTGGCGAAACCTGCCCAGCCGAGATCAGGCCGGCAGTCGCGAGCGCCGATGTTCCCGCCAAGAGCATTGCGCGACGACTCACAGCAGCGCGAGGGCGTTGCTCTTTGTTGTCGTTCTCATGAGAGGAGTTGGTACTCATGCTCGCTTCCTTTCCCTGGTGATGCACCTGAAGCCAACGTGACTCATCGATGTATCAACCGGCTGCGCATGCCGCGCTGCCGGGCGATAGCGACGGCAATAATTGGGCGCGCAGAGATGCGAGCCGCCTTTAACCACCTTGCGCGGAATTCTGATCTGCGGCTGCGATGGGTCGTAGCTGCCGGCCTCCCGCCCGCCGCGAGGGTTCTCGGGAATGCAGCACGCTTTCGGCGCATCCGCTTCGTGCTTCGGCGAATACCAGTCGCTCGTCCATTCCCAGACGTTGCCGATCATGTCGTAGACGCCGTAGCCGTTCGGCGGAAACGCCGTCACCGGCGACGTGCGAAGAAAACCGTCCTCGTTCAGGTTCTGGTTCGGGAAATTCCCCTGCCACGTGTTGGCCATTTGGCGTCCATCAGGCGTGAGTTGATCGCCCCAGGCATATTCCGCGCCGTCGAGTCCGCCGCGCGCGGCAAACTCCCATTCGGCTTCTGTCGCCAATTCCTTGCCCGCCCATTTCGCATAGGCCGCCGCATCGGCGTGGCAGATGTGCACGACAGGATGATCGTCGAGCGCGTTGATGTTGCTCTTACGCCCATAGGGACGGCGCCAGTTCGCATCCTTGGTGAAGCACCACCACTGAGACCAGTCGCGCAGATCGATTGGATGCTTGGGCGGCGTGAACACCAGCGAGCCCGCAAATAGCATGTGCGGCAGAGCGCCAGGATAATCTTTCGGATTGGGCGGGATCTCGGCGAAGGTGACGTATCCCGTCGCGCGAACAAATTCTTTGAACTGCCGGTTGGTCACAGGCGTGCGATCGATCCAGAATCCGTCAACGGTAACTTCGTGCGCCGGGGCTTCTTCGGGATAATGCTTGTCCGATCCCATGCGGAAAGTGCCGCCGGGTATCCGGATCATCGCGTCGGTCTGCGAAGCACCGACCGTGACGTCAGCTTTGAATGTGCTTGCAGGGAAAAGCGTTGTCATCTCGCGCGCTGCCTCCCGCTCGATCGCCAAAATTGTGATCCGGAGGGCAAGCTACGCAGGAGCCCCGTCACAGGCTATTGGACCGTGGTCCAACATCGGAGCGAGCCTGCCGGCGCCACTGGGCGGGCCTTGCGGCGCTTGCGCGCATGAATTGCACTGAGGCGACATCCGCCGGTTGTTCCGTCGCGCGAAAAAATTCCCCTTGATTCTACTCACGAATCCTGGACGTCCGGGGGAGGATACGACCCCAAAAACGTGCTAAGGTTGCATGGCGGCAACGTTGAGCCGTGCGGGCAGATTTCACAGTTTGTGAATTTACAATTGTAACGTTTTGAGTGGCGGCCTTCTTCAGTATGATTAGGACGCGCATTGTCGTGTGGAGCATCGGACTCCTTTTTTTGCTCGCGGGGGAGGCCCGCGCTGGGGAGCGTGCGCGCGTTCTTATGCTTCACGCCTTCAACTACTCTTTTCCTGCCACCAGCGTGATCGCGGAGGCCGCTCGCAAGCGGCTGGTCGAGCACTCGAAATCAGTCGAGATCGATGCGGAGTTTCTCGATCTGGGTCGAAATACTGACGAGGCCCATTCGCTGCGAACGGCGACGTTTATTCGCGACAAGTACGGGAAGCATCCGCCGGATCTGGTGATCACGCTCGGCAGCAATGCGTTGCCATTTGTCGTCAAGCACCGAGACCTGCTTCCCGATGTCCCGGTCGTCTTTGCATCCATCTCGCCACAGACGTATGCTGCCATGCGATTGCCACCGAAGATGACCGGGATCATCACTGCGTTCGATCTGGCGAAGACGCTTTCGCTCGCGGAGCGGCTCCAGCCGGATGCAAGCAAATTGTTTGTAATCGCCGGAAGCGGCGAGACCGATCGCCGCTGGCAACCGGTGGCTCGCAAGATGATCGAGGAGCGCGGCGGCAAATTCGAGACGACATTCCTGTTCGAGCTTCCATACTCAGAACTCGTCGCTGAACTGTCGAAGGTGCCCAACGATGCGATCGTGATCCTTCTGACGGTTTTTGCCGACGGCGAAGGCAAGACCTTCGTCCCTGCGCAGGTCGCGGCTGATCTGTCCGCGTTGTCAGCGGCACCGGTTTACGGCCCTTACGATACATTTGTCGGCAGGGGTGCCGTCGGCGGCTTTGTTGAGACGTTCGAGTCGGTCGGCGTTGCAGCGGCTGAAATGGCGATCGAAATCATGGAGGGCGCGGATCCGGCCACGCTCGCGCCCCGAACCAATCCCGCGCAGCACTACCGCGTCAATTACCGGGCAATGCAACGCTGGAATCTAAAAGAGAAAGACCTCCCGCCCGACACCGTTGTTCTGTTCAAAGAGCCGACGATCTGGGGTCAGTATCGGGGCACCGTTCTTGCGGCACTCTCTGTCCTCGGCTTGCAATCGACAATTCTGGGCGCCTTGCTGATTCAGCGGCGCAGGAGACAGCGCGCCGAGGAACTCCTTAAGGAGAGCGAGGAACGGATGACCTTTGCCGCCGCTGCAGCAAACATCGGACTCTGGAAGTTTGACCGGGATACCGATGAATTGTGGGTTACCGAACATGGCAGGGCGCTGTTCGGGCTGCCGAGTGATGCACCTCTCACCCGCGAGGCATTCCTTGCCACTGTTCATCCGGATGATCTCGAAACCGCAAGCCGTTCGCTTCGGAATTCCTTCAGGACGGAGCGGTCCACGGCCAGCGACGTGCGAATTGCCTTGCCAAGCGGTGAGACCCGTTGGATCCGCATGCGCGCCCGGTCCTATACGGAGAGCAACGGCGAGCCAAGGCAACTAGGGGGCATTTTCGTCGACATCACCGACCAGAAATCGGCCGAGGCTGAGACCGCACTACAACGTGTGGAAATTGAGCACCTGATGCGGGTGTCCGCGCTCGGCGAACTTTCCGGCTCGATTGCGCACGAGGTCAACCAACCCCTCACTGCGATCCTGTCAAATGCGCAGGCAGCCCTCCATCTCCTCAGGCAGAATGCTCCCGATCTAGCGGAGATTCGCGGCGCCCTTGAGGACATCGTGCATGAGGATAACCGGGCTGGCGAGGTTATCCACCGTCTCCGTAGCCTTCTTAAGAAGGGCGAGAGGAAGGTGGAAAGCATCAACATAAATGACCTTGTCAGATCAACAATCAGCTTAGTGCACAGCGAGCTGATCGGCCGCGACATCAGCGTCAAACTTAATCTGCAAGACAACGTGTTCCTGACGCGGGGTGATTCTGTTCAGTTGCAGCAAGTTCTGCTTAACCTCATCATGAATGCGATGGACGCCATGGCCTCGACCCCAACAACCCAGCGGTCCATCCTGATCTCGACCCGAGAGGCGAAAGCCGGAATGATAGACGTGCTCGTGAAGGATCGGGGGCACGGCATCTGCCCCAAGGAAAATGGCCGGCTGTTCGAGCCGTTCTACACCACCAAGGCCCATGGCCTTGGCCTGGGTCTGGCTCTTTGTTCGACGATCATAAAGGCGCATCAGGGAAAGCTGACCCTGGTCAACGGCGAGGGCGGTGGCGCTGTTGCTGGATTTTCGTTGCCCGCCCAGCAACCTGCATTCAGTTCTGCATGACCGACAAGTTCACGGTTTATCTCGTTGACGATGACCCCGGAGTCCTCAAGGCGTTGTCGCGACTGCTCCGCGCCAAGGGTTATGACGTCAAGCCCTATTCTTCGCCGCAGGTATTCCTCGAAGAGCATGACGAGGCGATTCCCGGATGCGCCGTACTCGATGTTTCGATGCCAGATCTTGATGGTCTGGAGATTCAGGATGTGTTGACCACCGCCAGTGGCTCGCATCGTCCCATCGTGTTCGTCACCGGCAAAGGCGACATTCCCACCAGCGTACGTGCCATGAAAGCCGGGGCGATCGATTTCCTGACCAAGCCGGTAAAGGACCAGGATTTGTTTGAAGCGCTATCCCGCGCTGAAGCCATGGACGCCGAGTTGCGTCGACTTCGTTCCGAACTGGACGTGATGCGAGCGAAGGTAAGGACCTTGACCCCACGTGAACGCGAGGTGCTTACGCATGTCGTGGCGGGGCGGCTCAACAAGCAGATTGCCGGCGAGCTGGGTACGGTCGAAAAGACCATCAAGGTTCACCGCAGCCGGATGATGGAGAAACTTGGCGTTCGAACTGTCGCCGACCTGGTGCGGATGGCCGAGAAGCTCAAACTGTCCAAATAAGACGCACCTGTTGGCCCAAGGGCCAACTCGACGAGCGCAGGGTGCACCGGCAATAGTCTTCCATGGCGGAAGCTTCCCCATGGATTGCCATTGTGGACGATGATCCGGCCGTGCTCAAGGCCTTGAGTCGGTTGCTGCGTTCGCACGCTTTTCGTGCCCGGGCATATGGATCGGGAGAGGAATTTCTCGCGGCGTTGCCAGCTGGTCTGCCCGTATGCCTGATTGTGGATCTTCAGATGCCAGAGATGAACGGCCTGGAGCTTCAACAGCATCTCATAAGCAACGGCATAAAAATTCCGACAATCCTTATCACCGCGCATGCCGACGCTGCGCTGCAAGAACAATCGCATGAAGGTACGCAGGTAGCCAGCCTCCGGAAGCCTTTGCAGGACGAAGCCTTATTCTTGGCTATCGACAGGGCGATCGGCAGTTCGCGAAATATTGGGTAGGACCGGATGCAGCAAAGGACGGGCGCTAACCCAGAGGTCTGGTCAAATGAATGAAGTGACTTGAGAGATACTGTAACTGGATGAAGTCTGCGCCGTCGTCAATCGGCGAGCGCTTTGCGGATCATGATCGCCATATCCGATTTCCGGTAGGGCTTGGCGAGCAGCAATACGCCTTCGTCGAGTCGCCCGTGATGAATAATGGCATTCTCGGTATAGCCCGAGGTGAACAGAACCTTTAATCCGGGCCTGGCCTTCGCTATCTCGTCGGCGAGTTGGCGGCCGTTCATGCCGGGCATGATCACGTCGGTAAATAGCAGGTCGAACGGATGGCCGGTGTGGACCAGCGCGAGAGCCTCGGTCGCGTTCGCGGCATCCAGCGTGACGTATCCGAGCGAATGCAGTTGCGCCAGCACATAGTCGCGCACCAGCTTGTCGTCCTCCACCACCAGAATCGTTTCATGGCCGCCCTCGACGGCCGGCGCCAGTGTAGCCTCGATCGCCGGCAATGCGCCCGTGGCCGGCGGTAGATACATCTTGATCGTCGTGCCATGGCCTTCTTCGCTGTAGATCATGATGTGGCCGGCCGATTGCTTGATGAAGCCGTACACCATGCTCAGCCCAAGGCCGGTACCTTTGCCAGGTCCCTTCGAGGTGAAGAACGGATTGAATACCTTGTCGAGCATCGCAGCCGGAATGCCGGCTCCGGTGTCGCTTACCGCAATCATGGCGTAGCGACCGGGCCGGACGTCGCTATGCATCCTCGCATATTTGTCATCGAGCATGACAGAGCCGGTTTCGATGATGAGCTTGCCGCCATCGGGCATCGCGTCGCGGGCGTTAAGGGCAAGATTGAGGATCGCGGTGGCGAGTTGATTGGGATCGACGATCGCGGGGCATGTTTCGTCTTCGAACACGGATTCGATCTCGACATGCTCGCCGAGCGTCCGCTGCAGTAGTTTCGCCGTGTCGATAATCAGCGTGTTGACATCGGTTACCTTCGGCTCCAGCGGCTGCTTGCGTGCGAAGGCGAGCAGGTGCTGGGTAAGGTCGGCGCCGCGTGAGGCCGCCTCGTCGATCATTCGCGTGATGGCGGCAAGCTGCGGTTCGCCCTTGACGGCGTCAGCCAGAATTTCGATCGTTCCCGTGATCACCGTCAGGATATTGTTGAAGTCGTGCGCGATGCCGCCGGTGAGCTGTCCCATCGCCTCCATCTTCTCGGCCTGCCGGATCCTGTCCTCGGCCGCGATCCTGTCGGTGAGATCGCGCATGAAGCCGTTGAACACGAATCCGTTGCGCCGCCGAAGCTCGGTAATGCTGAGCTCGACCTTGATTTCCTTTCCGTCGCGCCGCATCGCCTCGATTTCGAAGCGGCGGCCGAGGACGGCGGCCTCGCCGGTGCGCAGAAACCGCTCCAGGCCGACCTTGTGTGCATCGCGGTGGACGTCGGGAATGATCAGCTCGCTCAGCTTGGTGCCAACCGCTTCCGCGCGCGACCAGCCGAATATCTTCTCCGCCTGCGAGTTCCAGTCAGTGACGATACCCTGATCGTCCATCTGCACGAAGGCATCGAGCGCGGTGTCGATAATGCCGCGCGCGAGCTGTTCGCTTTCGCGCAACGTCTCCTGTGCCAGGCGGCTCTCGGTCATGTCGCGACCGACGAAGAAGAAGCGCTTGGCCGGCTCGGACCATGTCCCGAGCCACGACAACCACACCTCTCGTCCGTCCTTGTGAATGCAGCGGGTATCGGAAATCTTCGGGCGCTGCCCGCGCCGTGCTGCACGCATTTCCTGACGCGAGGTCTCAAGGTGGTCGCGATGGATGAAGTCCTCCCCGCTGCGGCCGATCATTTCTTCCGGCCGATAACCCAATATGGCCTCGCAACTCGGGCTGATCTGAACCAGGAATCCCCGGGAATCCATCACCATGATCAGATCCTGCGAGGTCTCGAAGATACGTCGAAGCTCTTCGGTCTGTTGCCGCAGCACCTGCCTCGTCATGTTGGTTTCGGTGATGTCGCGTGCCACCTTCGAGATGCCGATGGTCGTGCCTGAGGGAGTCTTGATCGGGGAGACGCTGAGCGAGACTTCGATCCGGCTGCCATCTTTTTTCAGGCGGACGGTTTCATGTTGTTCGATGCGTTCGCCCGAGCCGATCCGGCGCAACGTGTCATGCACCTCGGGCAGCCGGTCCATCGGAACGAGAAGGGTAATATTCTTGCCCACAGTTTCCGTAGCCGTGTACCCGAACAGCCGCTCGGCGGCCGAATTCCAGCCGGTGATCGTGCCATCGAGCGACGTCGTGATGATGGAGTCATTGGAGGATTCGACCGCTGCGCTGAACAGCCGTTCCCGTTCGGCGTGATGATCGCGTGCAGCTACGGTGCGGCGATGCTCCTGGACCTCCTGTTGGAGCGCCGCGGTTTTTGCATTGACCTCCTCGATCGCGTGCGCAAACGCGCGCGCAAGCACGCCGGTCTCGCCGCGCGCATCGACCGGGATGGCCGCCTTGCCTTTGGCCACGCCCTGAACGGCTTCGGTGAGGCGGACAATCGGCCGGGCCAGCGACCTCGCGATCAGCAGCGCCAGCACGGCTGCGCACAACACCGCGATCGCCCCGACCAGAAGCGAGGTATTTCGGATGCTGGCAGCCGGGGCCATGATCGCAGCGTTCGGGGTGGTCTCGATGACCCCAACCCATTCTGAACCGGCCAGGACGGCGGGAGCAAACGCGATCCCGTTGGACCGCCCAGCCTGGTCCGCAACGATATCGGCGCTGCCTTGCTTTGCCCCGGACTGCGACGCCAGATGTGGGAAGTCAGCTTTCCAATCGTTGGGTTTGCCGAGCAACAAGCCGAATTCGCGCGACCGGTCGGGGTGAATGAGATAGTCGCCCTGCCGGTTGACGACGTAGATCGTCTCGCCCGGCCACGCCGATGCTCTGATACGGTCGAACGCGCGGCGCATGTCGACATTGACCATGAAAAGGCCGAACGGCTTGCCGTCGTCCGAGAAGATCGGCGTCGCGATGCGAAGCGTCGGCCTGTGCACCTCTTCGATGAGTCCGTTGCGGCGACCCAAATCGAGCGGTGAGACGTAGATTTGTCCAGGAGGGAGCCGCATCGTTTCCTGGAAATAGCTGCGATTATTTCTCTTCAGCAATCCCTCTTCAGGCACGATCCGAACCGTGTCGTTCGGTCCCGCGCGATCGACGCGGACAAGCTCACGGCCATCGTCATCAAGTCCTATGATCCGAATCATCGCATAGGCTGGCTTGGCTTCGAGTTCGGCCGCGAAGCGCGAAGCTAGCCGGTCGCGCCAGACCTTTTCGGAGACACCATCGGCCGGATCTGTACCCCCCGCTCTACGGGCGCGGACCAATCCATGCAGCGCCGCTGCGGAACGAAAGCCCGTGACATCTCCGGTCGCGCTCGCCGCGTAATATTCAAGGTCGGTCGCGATCTGCCGCGAATGGGTCTCGATGCGGTCGCGGGCGCGCAGGAGCAGCGCTTGTTCCAGATTGCGATAGCTCAGCCATCCGACCGCGGTAACCGCGATCGCGACCAACGCAATCATCGCGATGGCTAGCCTGGTTGTGAGCGTCATGTCGGTGTTCGGTCGCCCCGCTCCGCTCCGGCAATCCACCGGACGAATCGGATGCTATGGCGCATTACGGGGAGGACGCAACACCGCGGGGCGTGCCGGCGAGCCACGTTCGGCGGCTTCCAGGCAGCCCGTGACGGCAGCCAGAAGGTCGGCCGGCCGGAACGGCTTCTGCAGACTGGAAATCGCTCCGAGCTTGGTCGCCATGGTCAGGAAGTCGGGAGCTGAGTCCGCTTCGGACGAGATCGGCCGGCCGGAGATGACAATGATCGGCATCTGCGGCCGCTGTTGGCGAACCATCCGCATGGTTTCAAATCCGTCCATTCCAGGCATAAAAATGTCGAGGAACAGCAGATCGAAATCTCCGCTCTTGCACAATGCCAGGCCCTTCCGCCCGTCATCGGCGGTGACCACGCTATGCCCGGCGCGCTCCAGCAGCAGGCGGACCGTCATCTGGACCGCCACATCGTCATCGATGAGCATTTTTGCCAAAGTAAAAGGTTCTCCGGGCCCCGCTGGAATCAAATCAACGGCAGGTTGCGAGTTTTGCCGAATCCGCGTGTTGCCGCAACTGCTACCCCGGCAGGAACGTTCCGGTTGGGCGCTCAAAAAGCCGGTACAAAATGTCGGCATCCGGGCAGACAAATATGGAACCCGGAGCGTGCGAGCGCGATTCGCCCCGCGCGCATGCGGTGTAGTTAGCCGAGATCAGTTGCTGAGATATTCCGGATAGCGCGAGCGGATTTCGTCAAGTTCGCTCAGCGTGCCCGACAAATGGGTACGCAGGTGCTTCTGCGCCGCTTCGGGTTCGCCGGCCTCGATCGCTTTTGCAATCAGCTTGTGATGCCGCAGGATATCTTGCGCCTTGCCAGGGGAGGGCAGATGCAGCCGGCGCAGCCGGTCGATATGTCCGCTGCGGCTGCGCACCAATGACCAGATGTCCTGCTTGTCGG
This genomic window contains:
- a CDS encoding HAD family hydrolase, with translation MRPIRFPLIDRRFLLASLATLPLLSASYRFASAQTPSDPLPSWNEGATKASILNFVARVTTQGGPEFVPVDRRIATFDNDGTLWVEQPMYVQLAFVLDRVKAMAPTHPEWKTKQPFAAVLDGDLKALAASGEKGLVELVAVTHAGMTTVEFEKITSDWLASTRDHRFKRPYTELVYQPMLELLTYLRASGFKTFITSGGGIEFMRPWTERIYGIPPEQVVGSSIKTRFEMRDGTPVLFRLPQINFIDDKAGKPVGINEYIGRRPIAAFGNSDGDLEMLQWTTLGASGARFGLIVHHTDAEREYAYDRHSHFGELDVALDAAAVNKWTVVDMKKDWKRIFAFE
- a CDS encoding arylsulfatase, whose product is MSTNSSHENDNKEQRPRAAVSRRAMLLAGTSALATAGLISAGQVSPAQAQQPTPAAPRGQRPNILVIFGDDIGLWNISAYNRGMMGYRTPNIDRIAKEGAIFTDHYAQQSCTAGRAAFITGQSCFRTGLLKVGLPGAKEGLSEKDPTLADLLKPLGYATGQFGKNHLGDRNEHLPTVHGFDEFFGNLYHLNAEEEPENPDYPKNPEFKARFGPRGVLKCKASDRDDPTEDPRFGRVGKQTIEDTGPLNRKRMETVDGEFLEASLDFIDRQHRANKPFFCWFNATRMHIYTHLKPESKGKTGLGIVADGMTEFDGMVGQLMKKLDDLGIADNTIVVWTTDNGAEVFSWPDGGTTPFKGEKNTNWEGGYRVPCMMRWPGVIKPGTEINHITSHEDFVPTLVAAAGEPNVTEKLLTGYQSGGKTFKVHLDGYNQRDVLAGAGPGKRQEFFYWTDDGNLAGLRYDRWKLVFMEQRVEGLSVWENPLITLRFPKLFDLRADPFERAQVDAGEYSKWRVERAFMLVPAQAYVAAHLKTYQEYPPRQKPGSFALNEVLAKLQEGPTAKN
- a CDS encoding formylglycine-generating enzyme family protein, with product MIRIPGGTFRMGSDKHYPEEAPAHEVTVDGFWIDRTPVTNRQFKEFVRATGYVTFAEIPPNPKDYPGALPHMLFAGSLVFTPPKHPIDLRDWSQWWCFTKDANWRRPYGRKSNINALDDHPVVHICHADAAAYAKWAGKELATEAEWEFAARGGLDGAEYAWGDQLTPDGRQMANTWQGNFPNQNLNEDGFLRTSPVTAFPPNGYGVYDMIGNVWEWTSDWYSPKHEADAPKACCIPENPRGGREAGSYDPSQPQIRIPRKVVKGGSHLCAPNYCRRYRPAARHAQPVDTSMSHVGFRCITRERKRA
- a CDS encoding ABC transporter substrate binding protein, which gives rise to MLHAFNYSFPATSVIAEAARKRLVEHSKSVEIDAEFLDLGRNTDEAHSLRTATFIRDKYGKHPPDLVITLGSNALPFVVKHRDLLPDVPVVFASISPQTYAAMRLPPKMTGIITAFDLAKTLSLAERLQPDASKLFVIAGSGETDRRWQPVARKMIEERGGKFETTFLFELPYSELVAELSKVPNDAIVILLTVFADGEGKTFVPAQVAADLSALSAAPVYGPYDTFVGRGAVGGFVETFESVGVAAAEMAIEIMEGADPATLAPRTNPAQHYRVNYRAMQRWNLKEKDLPPDTVVLFKEPTIWGQYRGTVLAALSVLGLQSTILGALLIQRRRRQRAEELLKESEERMTFAAAAANIGLWKFDRDTDELWVTEHGRALFGLPSDAPLTREAFLATVHPDDLETASRSLRNSFRTERSTASDVRIALPSGETRWIRMRARSYTESNGEPRQLGGIFVDITDQKSAEAETALQRVEIEHLMRVSALGELSGSIAHEVNQPLTAILSNAQAALHLLRQNAPDLAEIRGALEDIVHEDNRAGEVIHRLRSLLKKGERKVESININDLVRSTISLVHSELIGRDISVKLNLQDNVFLTRGDSVQLQQVLLNLIMNAMDAMASTPTTQRSILISTREAKAGMIDVLVKDRGHGICPKENGRLFEPFYTTKAHGLGLGLALCSTIIKAHQGKLTLVNGEGGGAVAGFSLPAQQPAFSSA
- a CDS encoding response regulator transcription factor; this translates as MTDKFTVYLVDDDPGVLKALSRLLRAKGYDVKPYSSPQVFLEEHDEAIPGCAVLDVSMPDLDGLEIQDVLTTASGSHRPIVFVTGKGDIPTSVRAMKAGAIDFLTKPVKDQDLFEALSRAEAMDAELRRLRSELDVMRAKVRTLTPREREVLTHVVAGRLNKQIAGELGTVEKTIKVHRSRMMEKLGVRTVADLVRMAEKLKLSK
- a CDS encoding response regulator transcription factor, whose translation is MAEASPWIAIVDDDPAVLKALSRLLRSHAFRARAYGSGEEFLAALPAGLPVCLIVDLQMPEMNGLELQQHLISNGIKIPTILITAHADAALQEQSHEGTQVASLRKPLQDEALFLAIDRAIGSSRNIG